The Humulus lupulus chromosome 4, drHumLupu1.1, whole genome shotgun sequence genome has a window encoding:
- the LOC133831603 gene encoding loganic acid O-methyltransferase-like, producing the protein MAETNNIGVVVKVNGGNDCNSYSKNSSFQRSAIHSAKELINKAIAEKLDMNILASSKTFRVADLGCASGPNTFIAVQNIVEAVELKCQSHGAEISQLPEFQVFFNDHALNDFNQLFKSLPSERRYFAAGVPGSFHGRAFPSESLHFVHSSYAAVLVLSRVPAEVMDKGSAAYNKGRINYSHSSDEVVKCFEAQQAKDIKRFLKNRAEEVVLGGLMAFICPARPNGTLHSETFVNKTTTLLGSCLMDMANQGKISHEKLDTFNLPVYFTSPQELETVVKQNGCFSIEIMESLDQERPQPKVMSSTIRGGIGGFYKEHFDLQEETLDELFDLFQKKLEEQSSSIYNSGNSINLFVLLKRVI; encoded by the exons ATGGCAGAAACTAATAATATTGGGGTAGTTGTGAAGGTTAATGGTGGAAATGATTGCAACAGTTACAGCAAAAACTCCAGCTTTCAG AGAAGTGCTATACATTCAGCCAAAGAGCTGATTAACAAAGCAATAGCTGAGAAACTTGACATGAACATCCTTGCATCTTCAAAGACCTTCAGAGTGGCAGATTTGGGCTGTGCTTCTGGACCCAATACATTTATTGCAGTGCAAAATATCGTTGAAGCTGTGGAGCTCAAGTGTCAAAGTCATGGAGCAGAAATCTCTCAACTCCCTGAGTTCCAAGTCTTCTTTAATGATCATGCCTTGAATGATTTCAATCAGCTTTTCAAATCCCTTCCTTCTGAAAGGCGGTATTTCGCCGCAGGAGTGCCCGGTTCTTTCCATGGCCGAGCATTTCCAAGTGAGTCTCTTCATTTTGTGCACTCCTCATATGCTGCTGTCCTAGTTCTCTCAAGAGTCCCAGCAGAGGTGATGGACAAAGGATCTGCTGCTTATAACAAAGGCAGAATAAACTATTCCCATTCTTCTGATGAAGTTGTCAAGTGTTTTGAAGCTCAACAAGCTAAAGATATAAAGAGATTTCTCAAAAATAGAGCAGAAGAGGTTGTCCTCGGAGGATTAATGGCTTTCATCTGCCCTGCCCGCCCCAACGGAACCCTTCATTCTGAAACTTTTGTGAATAAGACCACTACACTTCTGGGGTCTTGCCTCATGGACATGGCAAACCAG GGTAAGATCAGTCATGAGAAGCTAGACACCTTCAACCTTCCAGTATATTTTACATCTCCTCAAGAGCTGGAAACAGTGGTGAAACAAAATGGATGTTTTAGCATAGAAATAATGGAGAGCCTAGACCAAGAAAGGCCTCAACCCAAAGTGATGTCCTCCACAATAAGAGGGGGCATTGGAGGATTCTATAAAGAGCATTTCGATCTTCAAGAAGAGACTTTAGACGAGCTCTTTGATTTGTTTCAAAAGAAACTTGAAGAACAGTCGTCCTCAATCTACAACTCAGGAAATTCAATTAATCTATTTGTTTTGCTTAAACGGGTTATATAA
- the LOC133831604 gene encoding loganic acid O-methyltransferase-like produces the protein MAETNNIGVVVKVNGGNDCNSYSKNSSFQRSAIHSAKELINKAIAEKLDMNILASSKTFRVADLGCASGPNTFIAVQNIIEAVELKCQSHGAEISQLPEFQVFFNDHALNDFNQLFKSLPSERRYFAAGVPGSFHGRAFPSESLHFVHSSYAAVLVLSRVPAEVMDKGSAAYNKGRINYSHSSDEVVKCFEAQQAKDIKRFLKNRAEEVVLGGLMAFICPARPNGTLHSETFVNKTTTLLGSCLMDMANQGKISHEKLDTFNLPVYFTSPQELETVVKQNGCFSIEIMESLDQERPQPKVMSSTIRGGIGGFYKEHFDLQEETLDELFDLFQKKLEEQSSSIYNSGNSINLFVLLKRVI, from the exons ATGGCAGAAACTAATAATATTGGGGTAGTTGTGAAGGTTAATGGTGGAAATGATTGCAACAGTTACAGCAAAAACTCCAGCTTTCAG AGAAGTGCTATACATTCAGCCAAAGAGCTGATTAACAAAGCAATAGCTGAGAAACTTGACATGAACATCCTTGCATCTTCAAAGACCTTCAGAGTGGCAGATTTGGGCTGTGCTTCTGGACCCAATACATTTATTGCAGTGCAAAATATCATTGAAGCTGTGGAGCTCAAGTGTCAAAGTCATGGAGCAGAAATCTCTCAACTCCCTGAGTTCCAAGTCTTCTTTAATGATCATGCCTTGAATGATTTCAATCAGCTTTTCAAATCCCTTCCTTCTGAAAGGCGGTATTTCGCCGCAGGAGTGCCCGGTTCTTTCCATGGCCGAGCATTTCCAAGTGAGTCTCTTCATTTTGTGCACTCCTCATATGCTGCTGTCCTAGTTCTCTCAAGAGTCCCAGCAGAGGTGATGGACAAAGGATCTGCTGCTTATAACAAAGGCAGAATAAACTATTCCCATTCTTCTGATGAAGTTGTCAAGTGTTTTGAAGCTCAACAAGCTAAAGATATAAAGAGATTTCTCAAAAATAGAGCAGAAGAGGTTGTCCTCGGAGGATTAATGGCTTTCATCTGCCCTGCCCGCCCCAACGGAACCCTTCATTCTGAAACTTTTGTGAATAAGACCACTACACTTCTGGGGTCTTGCCTCATGGACATGGCAAACCAG GGTAAGATCAGTCATGAGAAGCTAGACACCTTCAACCTTCCAGTATATTTTACGTCTCCTCAAGAGCTGGAAACAGTGGTGAAACAAAATGGATGTTTTAGCATAGAAATAATGGAGAGCCTAGACCAAGAAAGGCCTCAACCCAAAGTGATGTCCTCCACAATAAGAGGGGGCATTGGAGGATTCTATAAAGAGCATTTCGATCTTCAAGAAGAGACTTTAGACGAGCTCTTTGATTTGTTTCAAAAGAAACTTGAAGAACAGTCGTCCTCAATCTACAACTCAGGAAATTCAATTAATCTATTTGTTTTGCTTAAACGGGTTATATAA